A single window of Longimicrobiaceae bacterium DNA harbors:
- the rfaE2 gene encoding D-glycero-beta-D-manno-heptose 1-phosphate adenylyltransferase gives MSASPVSVLFDKVLTRDELVRRFGRPRTGTVVFTNGCFDVLHRGHVEYLAAARSLGDVLVVGLNDDASVRRLKGAPRPVNPQEDRALVLAALASVDAVTVFDEDTPRELIAALLPDVLIKGGDYTVDTIIGAEEVIAAGGRVVVAPLVPGRSTTAILQRQSQESNR, from the coding sequence GTGAGCGCATCTCCCGTCTCCGTCCTGTTCGACAAGGTGCTCACGCGCGACGAGCTGGTCCGCCGCTTCGGCCGGCCGCGCACGGGCACCGTCGTCTTCACCAACGGCTGCTTCGACGTCCTGCATCGCGGCCACGTCGAGTACCTGGCCGCCGCGCGCAGCCTGGGCGACGTCCTCGTCGTCGGCCTCAATGACGACGCCTCCGTCCGCCGCCTCAAGGGTGCGCCGCGTCCCGTGAACCCGCAAGAGGACCGCGCGCTGGTCCTCGCCGCCCTCGCCTCGGTAGACGCGGTCACGGTCTTCGACGAGGACACGCCACGCGAGCTCATCGCCGCGCTGCTGCCCGACGTGCTCATCAAGGGCGGCGACTACACCGTGGATACCATCATCGGCGCGGAAGAGGTGATCGCCGCCGGCGGGCGCGTCGTCGTCGCGCCGCTCGTCCCGGGCCGCTCCACCACCGCCATCCTCCAGCGCCAGAGCCAGGAAAGCAACCGATGA
- the hemC gene encoding hydroxymethylbilane synthase: MSNATLRIVSRGSQLALWQSHAVEAALRAADPSIDVSVDVVKTKGDRILDVPLAKIGDKGLFTKELDEALLAGRADLAVHSLKDVPTRLPDGLVIAAVTTREDPRDVLIARDGIAASSLAALASGARVGTSSLRRRAQLMAARADLRVDDLRGNLNTRLAKLDAGSYDAIILAAAGVLRLGWADRVSAYLEPDAWLPAVGQGALAVVARTDDPDVLARLAVLHDACAAAATTAERALLGALEGGCQIPIGALGSVDGERLALHALVADLDGLRVIRTSESGTVDEARAIGLRAAESLKSQGASDILERIRANAPDDDETGDTQ, encoded by the coding sequence GTGAGCAACGCCACGCTCCGCATCGTCTCCCGCGGAAGCCAGCTCGCCCTCTGGCAGTCGCACGCCGTCGAAGCCGCCCTCCGCGCCGCCGATCCGTCCATCGACGTTTCGGTAGATGTGGTGAAGACCAAGGGCGACCGCATCCTCGACGTGCCGCTGGCGAAGATCGGCGACAAGGGCCTCTTCACCAAGGAGCTGGACGAAGCGCTCCTCGCCGGCCGCGCCGACTTGGCCGTCCACTCGCTCAAGGACGTGCCCACGCGGCTGCCGGACGGCCTCGTCATCGCCGCGGTCACCACCCGCGAGGATCCGCGGGACGTGCTCATCGCCCGCGACGGCATCGCCGCGTCCTCGCTCGCCGCGCTTGCCTCCGGCGCGCGCGTGGGCACCAGCTCGCTTCGCCGCCGCGCGCAGCTCATGGCCGCCCGCGCCGACCTGCGGGTGGACGACCTCCGCGGGAACCTCAATACGCGCCTCGCCAAGCTCGACGCGGGGAGCTACGACGCCATCATCCTCGCCGCCGCGGGTGTCCTCCGCCTCGGCTGGGCGGACCGCGTCTCCGCGTACCTGGAGCCGGACGCGTGGCTTCCCGCGGTGGGGCAGGGCGCCCTCGCCGTCGTCGCCCGCACGGACGACCCCGACGTCCTCGCCCGCCTCGCCGTCCTGCACGACGCCTGTGCCGCCGCCGCGACCACGGCGGAGCGCGCGCTGCTCGGCGCCCTCGAAGGCGGCTGCCAGATCCCCATCGGCGCGCTGGGTTCGGTAGATGGAGAGCGGCTGGCGCTCCACGCCCTCGTCGCCGACCTCGACGGCCTGCGCGTGATCCGCACCTCCGAGTCGGGTACGGTGGATGAGGCGCGCGCCATCGGCCTCCGCGCCGCCGAGTCGCTGAAGAGCCAGGGCGCCTCAGACATCCTGGAGCGCATCCGCGCCAACGCGCCGGACGACGACGAGACGGGGGATACGCAGTGA
- the lptE gene encoding LPS assembly lipoprotein LptE, which produces MSHPSQTRPGTRAARALSLLAALPLLLAGCIYHFTGGGLPSNVRTVYVDLWDNDTPYASVSADVQRTLQTELPRQLGVRLASRTAADAIIRGRITSYEEVSANVRPTDNDGRIDVLQAEVQISYQAEIYDVKGDRPLWKAGSISSVGTYNPNRESVDVGRGKAIRDIVSKITQGAQSQW; this is translated from the coding sequence ATGTCGCATCCTTCCCAGACGAGACCTGGAACCCGGGCGGCGCGGGCGCTTAGCCTGCTGGCCGCGCTCCCGCTGCTGCTCGCGGGCTGCATCTACCACTTCACCGGCGGCGGCCTGCCATCCAACGTCCGCACCGTGTACGTGGACCTGTGGGACAACGACACGCCGTACGCCAGCGTGAGCGCCGACGTGCAGCGCACCCTGCAGACCGAGCTTCCGCGGCAGCTGGGCGTGCGGCTGGCCTCGCGCACCGCGGCCGACGCCATCATCCGCGGCCGCATCACGAGCTACGAAGAAGTCTCCGCCAACGTGCGCCCCACCGACAACGACGGGCGCATCGACGTGCTCCAGGCCGAGGTGCAGATCAGCTACCAGGCCGAGATCTACGACGTGAAGGGCGACCGCCCCCTGTGGAAGGCCGGGTCCATCTCGTCCGTCGGCACGTACAACCCCAACCGCGAGTCGGTAGACGTGGGCCGCGGCAAGGCCATCCGCGACATCGTGTCGAAGATCACGCAGGGCGCGCAGTCGCAGTGGTGA
- a CDS encoding peptidylprolyl isomerase — MHPHRIFAVSATTLLLAGCATVPRPAGSSAPAAISARHLLSDAADLDAAAALLRLEDRREYDAAALASYAAAPNAEIRQRAALAIGRIKDRRGVPQLVQMLGDADTAVAASAAFSLGQMGDTAAVPALAALLDAGQIDSRPTVVGEAAAALGKLKTAASRAAVKGFLRTVRVAGPNRVAAVGPALLAVWKFPRPADVSPILAWLASTDPEIRWRAAYALSRRPDPRSAEALYRVAGDDDARVRSFAVRALTAPLADSSSVGAPAALAVLLRGTVDADQAVRVNATRALGTHAGAESIAALRRLLGGSDVHQALVAAEALARLGTKAAAAAPDLRTATGDASRPVGIRTAALAALVTASPSDAASVATSWSADPSWRLRAAAGQAFAALGAAYNAQALALVRDRDGRVASTVLGAVVEAAGKNLAPLQPLLVESLGSGDAQVRTTALGALGTLADPSTLPAVLDAYGRAQADTVDDAALAAIDALGAMRKATTDASARSFFARYQRPDDYLARQHAAAAFGDTLAAAWGPPLPIEPNRPAAEYQRIVREDVASVLAGRARRHARIVTNRGEIEVELLSDVAPLTVESFLALAGRGFFDGQEWPRVVPNFVIQGGDPRGDTSGGPGYAIRDELNREPYARGTLGMALSGPDTGGSQWFITHSAQPHLDAGYTVFGRVVRGMDVVDRVVQGDRIIRVEEVR, encoded by the coding sequence ATGCATCCGCACCGCATCTTCGCCGTCTCCGCGACCACGCTCCTGCTCGCCGGCTGCGCCACGGTTCCGCGCCCGGCCGGCTCGTCCGCGCCCGCGGCGATTTCCGCGCGCCACCTGCTGTCCGACGCGGCTGACCTCGACGCCGCTGCGGCGCTGCTGCGCTTGGAGGACCGCCGTGAGTACGATGCGGCAGCGCTCGCCTCGTACGCCGCTGCGCCGAACGCGGAGATTCGCCAGCGCGCCGCGCTCGCCATCGGCCGCATCAAGGACCGCCGCGGCGTCCCGCAGCTCGTGCAGATGCTGGGCGATGCGGATACCGCCGTCGCAGCCTCCGCCGCGTTCTCGCTGGGGCAGATGGGCGACACCGCCGCCGTCCCCGCCCTCGCGGCGCTCCTCGACGCGGGGCAGATCGACAGCCGCCCCACCGTCGTCGGCGAGGCTGCTGCGGCGCTCGGAAAGCTGAAGACGGCCGCCTCTCGCGCTGCCGTGAAAGGCTTCCTCCGCACCGTCCGCGTCGCCGGACCGAATCGCGTCGCCGCCGTCGGCCCGGCGCTCCTCGCCGTCTGGAAGTTCCCGCGCCCGGCGGACGTCTCTCCCATCCTCGCGTGGCTCGCCAGCACGGACCCGGAGATTCGCTGGCGTGCCGCATACGCCCTGAGCCGCCGCCCGGACCCGCGCTCCGCCGAGGCACTGTACCGCGTTGCGGGAGATGATGATGCGCGGGTTCGCTCCTTCGCCGTCCGCGCGCTGACCGCGCCTCTCGCCGACTCGTCCTCCGTCGGCGCCCCGGCCGCGCTCGCCGTTCTCCTGCGCGGGACCGTGGATGCGGACCAGGCCGTGCGCGTGAACGCCACACGCGCCCTCGGCACGCACGCCGGCGCGGAGTCCATCGCCGCGCTGCGCCGCCTGCTCGGCGGCTCGGACGTGCACCAGGCGCTCGTCGCTGCGGAAGCGCTGGCTCGCCTCGGTACGAAAGCCGCCGCCGCCGCGCCCGACCTGCGCACGGCCACGGGAGATGCCTCGCGCCCGGTCGGCATCCGCACCGCCGCCCTCGCGGCGCTCGTCACCGCCAGCCCGTCCGATGCGGCCTCCGTCGCCACGTCGTGGTCGGCCGATCCGTCGTGGCGCCTCCGCGCCGCCGCGGGGCAGGCGTTCGCCGCGCTTGGGGCCGCGTACAACGCACAGGCGCTCGCCCTCGTCCGGGACCGCGACGGCCGCGTCGCATCTACCGTCCTCGGCGCCGTCGTAGAGGCCGCGGGGAAGAACCTTGCGCCGCTCCAGCCGCTGCTCGTGGAATCGCTCGGCAGCGGCGACGCGCAGGTGCGCACCACGGCCCTCGGCGCGCTGGGCACGCTCGCGGACCCGTCCACCCTTCCCGCCGTGCTCGACGCGTACGGCCGCGCCCAGGCCGACACGGTGGACGACGCCGCCCTCGCCGCCATCGACGCCCTCGGTGCCATGCGCAAGGCGACGACGGACGCATCTGCCCGCTCCTTCTTCGCCCGCTATCAGCGCCCCGACGACTACCTCGCGCGCCAGCACGCCGCCGCCGCGTTCGGCGACACGCTAGCCGCCGCGTGGGGTCCGCCGCTCCCCATCGAGCCGAATCGCCCCGCCGCCGAGTACCAGCGCATCGTCCGCGAAGACGTCGCCTCCGTGCTCGCCGGCCGCGCGCGCCGCCACGCCCGCATCGTCACCAACCGCGGCGAGATCGAGGTCGAGCTGCTGTCCGACGTCGCGCCGCTCACGGTGGAGAGCTTCCTCGCGCTTGCCGGCCGCGGCTTCTTCGATGGGCAGGAATGGCCGCGCGTGGTGCCCAACTTCGTCATCCAGGGCGGCGATCCGCGGGGGGACACTTCCGGCGGTCCGGGGTATGCCATCCGCGACGAGCTGAACCGCGAGCCGTACGCGCGCGGCACGCTGGGCATGGCGCTCTCCGGTCCCGACACGGGCGGTAGCCAGTGGTTCATCACCCACTCCGCGCAGCCGCACCTGGACGCGGGCTACACCGTGTTCGGGCGCGTGGTGCGGGGGATGGACGTGGTGGACCGCGTCGTCCAGGGCGACCGGATCATCCGAGTGGAAGAGGTTCGCTGA
- a CDS encoding thioesterase family protein codes for MASQPACTVEFRVRYSETDQMGIVYHANYLPWCEIGRTELIRQLWKSYADVEKEGIMLAVSDASLRYHLAARYDDLIRVEARLEQVRSRAVTFGYTVWRVDEDGGTKKLATASTSLIAIDRSGSTRTLPPNLVDAFRTALGNG; via the coding sequence ATGGCATCCCAGCCGGCGTGCACCGTCGAGTTCCGCGTCCGCTACTCGGAGACGGACCAGATGGGCATCGTGTACCACGCCAACTACCTGCCGTGGTGCGAGATCGGACGCACCGAGCTGATTCGCCAGCTGTGGAAGTCGTACGCCGACGTGGAGAAGGAGGGCATCATGCTCGCCGTCTCCGACGCGTCGCTGCGCTACCACCTGGCCGCGCGCTACGACGACCTGATCCGCGTGGAGGCGCGGCTGGAGCAGGTCCGCTCGCGCGCCGTCACCTTCGGCTACACGGTCTGGCGGGTGGATGAAGACGGCGGGACGAAGAAGCTGGCGACCGCGTCGACCTCGCTGATCGCCATCGACCGATCGGGCAGCACGCGCACCCTTCCGCCGAACCTGGTGGATGCCTTCCGCACCGCACTCGGGAACGGGTAG
- a CDS encoding UDP-2,3-diacylglucosamine diphosphatase has translation MEKPVIIVSDIHLGAVPERTERAFREFLGWVQREGSELLINGDLFDFWFEYRTVIPRKHFRVVAKIAEVVEAGVPVTFIGGNHDAWAGSFLSGEVGMRLLDGPVEMTLAGRRTLVAHGDGVGRGDYKYRALRKVIRHPVSIGAFRILHPDLGGRIAGMASTTKHKAGGEEAAARGRASFIEAWARERLAEDAGLDLVVAGHAHVPSVVEAAPGRFYANAGDWIRNYTYLVLRPGTSAPELHTWPVDGEQG, from the coding sequence ATGGAGAAACCCGTCATCATCGTATCGGACATACACCTGGGCGCCGTGCCGGAGCGCACGGAGCGGGCGTTCCGCGAGTTCCTGGGCTGGGTGCAGCGGGAGGGCAGCGAGCTGCTCATCAACGGCGACCTGTTCGACTTCTGGTTCGAGTACCGCACCGTCATCCCCCGCAAGCACTTCCGCGTGGTCGCGAAGATCGCCGAGGTGGTGGAGGCGGGCGTGCCGGTGACGTTCATCGGCGGCAACCACGACGCTTGGGCGGGCAGCTTCCTGAGCGGCGAGGTGGGGATGCGGCTGCTGGACGGGCCGGTGGAGATGACGCTGGCCGGCCGCCGCACGCTGGTGGCGCACGGCGACGGCGTGGGTCGCGGCGACTACAAGTACCGCGCGCTGCGGAAGGTCATCCGGCACCCGGTGTCCATCGGCGCGTTCCGCATTCTGCACCCGGACCTGGGCGGGCGCATCGCGGGGATGGCATCCACCACGAAGCACAAGGCGGGCGGCGAGGAAGCGGCGGCACGTGGGCGCGCGAGCTTCATCGAGGCGTGGGCGCGGGAACGGCTGGCGGAAGATGCGGGGCTGGACCTGGTGGTCGCCGGCCACGCGCACGTTCCCAGCGTGGTGGAGGCGGCGCCGGGGCGGTTCTACGCGAACGCCGGCGACTGGATCCGCAACTACACGTACCTCGTCCTGCGCCCCGGCACATCCGCGCCCGAGCTGCACACGTGGCCGGTGGATGGTGAGCAGGGTTGA
- the murI gene encoding glutamate racemase — MSARPVGVFDSGVGGLSVAREIRSHLPAEHLLYVADTAWCPYGDRSLEEVRARTLAIGRWIQDAGAKVLVVACNTASGAALEQLREVLTIPVIGLEPAVKPAVAQTKNGRVGVMATAGTLRSDRFARLLANHAAGVEVVAQACPGLVDMVEDGLLEGDALGVTLDTLTRPLRDADVDTVVLGCTHYPFVREAIAASLGPHVTLLDSGPAIARRTERVLDEAGLLETGGDGSIRVLTTATPAEVAPVVQRLWGAPIPVAHLDV, encoded by the coding sequence GTGAGCGCGCGCCCGGTCGGCGTCTTCGACTCGGGCGTGGGGGGCCTGAGCGTCGCGCGCGAGATCCGCAGCCACCTCCCCGCCGAGCACCTGCTCTACGTGGCCGACACCGCCTGGTGCCCGTACGGCGACCGCTCGCTGGAAGAGGTGCGCGCCCGCACCCTCGCCATCGGCCGGTGGATTCAGGACGCGGGCGCCAAGGTGCTCGTCGTTGCCTGCAACACCGCGTCGGGCGCCGCGCTGGAGCAGTTGCGCGAGGTGCTCACCATCCCCGTGATCGGCCTGGAGCCCGCGGTGAAGCCTGCCGTCGCGCAGACCAAGAACGGCCGGGTGGGCGTGATGGCCACCGCTGGCACCTTGCGCTCAGACCGCTTCGCGCGCCTGCTCGCCAACCACGCCGCCGGCGTCGAGGTGGTCGCGCAGGCGTGCCCCGGCCTGGTGGACATGGTGGAAGATGGCCTGCTGGAAGGAGATGCGCTCGGGGTCACCCTCGACACGCTAACCCGTCCGCTGCGCGATGCGGACGTGGACACCGTAGTCCTGGGCTGCACGCACTACCCGTTCGTCCGCGAGGCCATCGCGGCCTCACTCGGGCCGCACGTCACGCTGCTGGACAGCGGTCCCGCCATCGCCCGCCGCACCGAGCGCGTGCTGGACGAGGCCGGCCTGCTGGAGACCGGCGGCGACGGCTCTATCCGCGTCCTCACCACCGCCACCCCCGCCGAAGTCGCCCCCGTCGTCCAACGCCTCTGGGGCGCCCCCATCCCCGTCGCCCACCTCGACGTCTGA
- a CDS encoding DUF5683 domain-containing protein gives MLAACALALAAAPVRAQVVVVDTVPTRPVARPAGRDSVTTASSRAAAEAAASRRAAAGDTLYRDSLGRRRISPKSAFLHSLVLPGWGQSKLGSPGRGAVYFGLETGSLFMVYKSQQRLRQAQRLQRDLQASGAQDSTTNTPLVRGRLAQREDWITLSAFWFFFSGADAFVAAHLADFDAHVGAMPTRDGVVVQGSVPVGKKP, from the coding sequence TTGCTCGCCGCCTGCGCCCTCGCGCTCGCCGCCGCGCCGGTGCGGGCGCAGGTCGTGGTGGTCGACACCGTTCCGACGCGTCCCGTAGCGCGGCCCGCGGGGCGCGACAGCGTGACCACCGCATCCAGCCGCGCCGCCGCCGAGGCCGCCGCATCGCGCCGCGCAGCCGCGGGCGACACGCTGTACCGCGACTCGCTGGGCCGGCGCCGCATCAGCCCCAAGAGCGCGTTCCTGCACTCGCTGGTCCTGCCCGGCTGGGGCCAGTCCAAGCTGGGCTCGCCGGGCCGCGGCGCCGTCTACTTCGGGCTGGAGACCGGCAGCCTCTTCATGGTCTACAAGTCCCAGCAGCGGCTCCGGCAGGCGCAGCGGCTCCAGCGCGACCTTCAGGCATCCGGCGCGCAGGACAGCACGACCAACACCCCGCTGGTGCGCGGCCGCCTGGCGCAGCGCGAGGACTGGATCACCCTCTCGGCCTTCTGGTTCTTCTTCTCCGGCGCCGATGCGTTCGTGGCCGCCCACCTCGCCGACTTCGACGCGCACGTGGGCGCCATGCCCACCCGCGACGGCGTCGTCGTCCAGGGCAGCGTGCCCGTGGGGAAGAAGCCGTGA
- a CDS encoding 5'-nucleotidase C-terminal domain-containing protein, with protein MLKLDIGRMLFPALRAAPVAALCACAAGPRTDPHPPSPSSSTPSADAPAARVEASGTLVLVGTTDTHGWLLPYDYYTGRETENGLSRLAPQIDSIRDANPGRTALFDSGDLLQGTPLDFVYSRSAPGEVHPVALAMNLMRYDAAAIGNHEFNYGIDHLNEVAGQMRFPLMSANVFRAGTNEHAYEPYTLIERNVGGRPVRIGITAVTPPGVAIWDRDRVAGRLDFRDIVASVRPVIAEMRSRGADVIVVTAHSGLEGSSYDTAATHVPVENAAADMARQVPGIDVIFLGHTHRELADTTIGTTLLTQAKNWGTSIAVADVGVEMRGGRWRVTEKHGKILRPRPGADSPELRAALAEAHRRTQGYVGRRIGTSTAEWTSTDARVRDTPILDLINDVQRRVTGADLSAAAAFSLTSHIPRGPVTVADVAGIYIYDNTLKSIRISGAQLRAFLEKSAEYYLPCPGGSCPRVTSTTVPGYNFDVVSGVDYTIDLTKPVGQRITRLERNGRPVAPADSFTMAVNNYRASGSGGYSMLIGALVVYDRGESIRDLMIADIQRRGTLSSGDVFRKNWEIVPAALAERALAEQNAEAQNK; from the coding sequence ATGCTCAAGCTCGATATCGGCCGAATGCTCTTCCCCGCCCTGCGCGCCGCGCCGGTGGCCGCTCTCTGCGCATGCGCCGCGGGGCCGCGCACCGATCCGCATCCCCCGAGCCCGTCATCGTCCACGCCTTCGGCAGATGCGCCTGCCGCGCGCGTGGAGGCGAGCGGAACGCTGGTGCTGGTGGGGACCACGGACACGCACGGCTGGCTGCTGCCGTACGACTACTACACGGGGCGGGAGACGGAGAACGGCCTGTCGCGCCTGGCGCCGCAGATCGACAGCATCCGCGACGCGAACCCGGGCCGCACGGCGCTCTTCGACTCCGGCGATCTGCTGCAGGGCACGCCGCTGGACTTCGTCTACTCTCGCAGCGCCCCCGGCGAGGTGCACCCCGTTGCGCTGGCGATGAACCTGATGCGGTACGACGCGGCGGCCATCGGCAACCACGAATTCAACTACGGCATCGACCACCTGAACGAGGTGGCGGGCCAGATGCGCTTCCCGCTCATGTCCGCGAATGTGTTCCGCGCGGGCACGAACGAGCACGCATACGAGCCGTACACGCTGATCGAGCGGAACGTGGGCGGGCGGCCGGTGCGCATCGGGATCACGGCGGTGACGCCGCCGGGCGTGGCGATCTGGGACCGCGACCGCGTGGCCGGGCGCTTGGACTTCCGCGACATCGTGGCGAGCGTTCGGCCGGTGATCGCGGAGATGCGGTCGCGCGGCGCCGACGTGATCGTGGTGACGGCGCACAGCGGTCTGGAGGGCAGCAGCTACGACACGGCGGCCACGCACGTGCCGGTGGAGAATGCGGCGGCGGACATGGCGCGCCAGGTGCCCGGCATCGACGTGATCTTCCTGGGCCACACGCACCGCGAGCTGGCGGACACCACCATCGGCACCACGCTGCTGACGCAGGCGAAGAACTGGGGCACCTCCATCGCGGTGGCGGACGTGGGCGTGGAGATGCGGGGCGGGCGGTGGCGGGTGACGGAGAAGCACGGCAAGATCCTGCGCCCGCGCCCCGGCGCCGACTCGCCCGAGCTGCGCGCGGCGCTGGCGGAGGCGCACCGGCGCACGCAGGGGTACGTGGGCCGCCGCATCGGCACCTCCACGGCGGAGTGGACGTCTACCGACGCGCGGGTGCGCGACACGCCGATCCTCGATCTCATCAACGACGTGCAGCGGCGGGTGACGGGCGCCGACCTATCCGCCGCGGCGGCGTTCTCGCTCACGTCGCACATCCCGCGCGGACCGGTCACGGTGGCGGACGTGGCGGGCATCTATATCTACGACAACACGTTGAAGTCCATCCGCATTAGCGGGGCGCAACTGCGGGCGTTCCTGGAGAAGAGCGCGGAATACTACCTGCCCTGCCCCGGCGGCTCGTGCCCGCGCGTGACGAGCACGACGGTGCCCGGCTACAACTTCGACGTGGTGAGCGGCGTCGACTATACGATCGATCTCACCAAGCCTGTCGGGCAGCGGATCACGCGCCTGGAGCGGAACGGGCGGCCGGTCGCGCCAGCGGACAGCTTCACGATGGCCGTGAACAACTACCGCGCGAGCGGCAGCGGCGGCTACTCGATGCTGATCGGCGCGCTGGTGGTGTACGACCGCGGCGAAAGCATCCGCGACCTGATGATCGCCGACATCCAGCGCCGCGGCACGCTTTCGTCGGGGGACGTGTTCCGGAAGAACTGGGAGATCGTCCCCGCCGCCTTGGCCGAGCGCGCGCTGGCGGAGCAGAACGCCGAGGCGCAGAACAAGTAG
- a CDS encoding rhomboid family intramembrane serine protease, translating into MIPLKDENPTEITPFVTMLVIGLNVVVWFLVQGAGSEPMLRASVAHFGTYPCELTGVCSAHAWSTGWASLLTSMFMHGGWEHIIGNMLFLWVFGNNIEDSMGHLRFVVFYLVCGLAAGLAHVALSPASDLPTVGASGAISGIMGAYIVLYPRAKVRTWVPPIFIWNLPAWVLLGWWFVVQLLGGLSATGNPGESGGVAVWAHVGGFVAGVALIHLFRDRTLVRAKRAGVVLPPDEVARHEW; encoded by the coding sequence GTGATCCCGCTGAAGGACGAGAACCCGACGGAGATCACCCCGTTCGTAACGATGCTGGTCATCGGCCTGAACGTGGTGGTGTGGTTCCTGGTGCAGGGCGCCGGGTCCGAGCCCATGCTGCGCGCGTCGGTGGCGCACTTCGGCACGTACCCTTGCGAGCTTACGGGCGTCTGCTCCGCGCATGCGTGGAGCACCGGGTGGGCGTCGCTGCTCACGTCGATGTTCATGCACGGCGGATGGGAGCACATCATCGGCAACATGCTGTTCCTGTGGGTCTTCGGGAACAACATCGAGGATAGCATGGGCCACCTGCGGTTCGTGGTCTTCTACCTCGTATGCGGGCTGGCGGCGGGGCTGGCGCACGTGGCGCTCTCGCCCGCGAGCGACCTGCCGACGGTCGGGGCGAGCGGCGCCATCAGCGGCATCATGGGCGCGTACATCGTGCTGTATCCGCGCGCCAAGGTGCGCACGTGGGTGCCGCCCATCTTCATCTGGAACCTGCCCGCGTGGGTGCTGCTGGGATGGTGGTTCGTGGTGCAGCTTCTGGGCGGGCTGAGCGCGACGGGCAACCCCGGCGAGAGCGGGGGCGTGGCCGTGTGGGCGCACGTGGGCGGCTTCGTGGCGGGCGTAGCGCTCATCCACCTGTTCCGCGACCGCACGCTGGTGCGCGCCAAGCGGGCGGGCGTGGTGCTGCCGCCGGACGAGGTGGCGCGCCACGAATGGTGA
- the add gene encoding adenosine deaminase produces the protein MAREVTRELLHRLPKAELHVHLDGSLRPETMLELAAEYGKPMPAEDAEALRDYMHVQDARNLVEYLARFEITLSVMQTAEALERIAYELAADLAEENVRYAEIRYSPILHTAGAMPLTEAVDAPLRGLKRAEDELGIRTSLIICGIRNMDPGTSRDLADLTVAYKDRGVVAFDLAGAEYNYPAKKHKDAFYTVINKNMAATIHAGEAYGPESIHQALHYCQADRIGHGTRLFEDPDLMRYVNDFRIPIEICLTSNVQTRAVATFADHPVRQYYDEGLVLSLNTDNRLMSATTVTEEYWRAHQHLGFTWDELVNIALMGFESSFLHRVDKNAMTKKVKQEIEALTA, from the coding sequence ATGGCGAGAGAGGTCACGCGCGAGCTGCTGCACCGGCTGCCCAAGGCCGAGCTGCACGTTCACCTGGACGGGTCGCTGCGGCCCGAGACCATGCTGGAGCTGGCGGCGGAATACGGAAAGCCGATGCCGGCGGAGGATGCTGAGGCGCTGCGCGACTACATGCACGTGCAGGACGCCCGCAATCTCGTGGAGTACCTGGCACGCTTCGAGATCACGCTCTCCGTGATGCAGACGGCCGAGGCGCTGGAGCGGATCGCGTACGAGCTGGCGGCGGACCTGGCAGAGGAGAACGTGAGATACGCGGAGATCCGCTACTCGCCCATCCTGCACACCGCCGGCGCCATGCCGCTCACCGAGGCGGTCGACGCGCCCCTGCGGGGCCTGAAGCGCGCCGAGGACGAGCTGGGCATCCGCACCAGCCTCATCATCTGCGGCATCCGCAACATGGACCCGGGCACCTCGCGCGACCTGGCGGACCTGACGGTGGCGTACAAGGACCGCGGCGTGGTGGCCTTCGACCTGGCCGGGGCGGAGTACAACTATCCCGCGAAGAAGCACAAGGACGCCTTCTACACCGTCATCAACAAGAACATGGCGGCCACGATCCACGCGGGCGAGGCGTACGGGCCCGAATCCATCCACCAGGCGCTGCACTACTGCCAGGCCGACCGCATCGGCCACGGCACGCGGCTGTTCGAGGACCCGGACCTGATGCGATACGTGAACGACTTCCGCATCCCCATCGAGATCTGCCTCACCAGCAACGTGCAGACGCGCGCGGTCGCCACGTTCGCGGACCACCCGGTGCGCCAGTACTACGACGAGGGCCTGGTGCTCAGCCTGAACACCGACAACCGGCTGATGAGCGCCACCACGGTCACCGAGGAATACTGGCGCGCGCACCAGCACCTGGGCTTCACCTGGGACGAGCTGGTGAACATCGCGCTCATGGGCTTCGAGAGCTCCTTCCTGCACCGCGTTGACAAGAACGCGATGACGAAGAAGGTGAAGCAGGAGATCGAAGCACTTACGGCGTAA